A window of Anaerosoma tenue contains these coding sequences:
- a CDS encoding helix-turn-helix transcriptional regulator translates to MSEAVERLVNLALYLASSRSARSAHECRAAGLGYPEDQDDTTFNRMFERDKDALRSAGLVIDVVEADNSDAYRIDADATFARLIELDSGERASLKAVATAFIEDPGFPFGHELRSAMAKLGTTGEGGPLATAELAHAASASQGLDARAFAEAVQARKRVAFTYTNAAGEEKRREVDPYGVFFREGSWYLVGRDHTVDEVRTFSIARAREIDVNPARPRTPDFERPEDFDVRRAELLPFQFGPRTFTARIRFIPDMAWRADRLARGRGELQTLPDGSIIWTIEAADVDRLASWIVDHGPGVLAVEPPDLVSRILGGLRAVVDVHG, encoded by the coding sequence GTGTCTGAAGCGGTAGAACGACTGGTCAACCTCGCGCTGTATCTCGCATCCAGCCGCTCCGCGCGGAGCGCGCACGAGTGCCGCGCTGCCGGCCTCGGCTACCCTGAAGACCAGGACGACACGACGTTCAACCGCATGTTCGAGCGTGACAAGGACGCCCTGCGCTCGGCAGGACTGGTCATCGACGTGGTAGAGGCCGACAACTCCGATGCGTACCGGATAGACGCCGACGCCACCTTCGCCCGGCTCATCGAGCTCGACTCGGGCGAGCGCGCATCGCTCAAGGCCGTGGCGACGGCGTTCATCGAGGATCCGGGATTCCCGTTCGGTCATGAGTTGCGCTCCGCGATGGCCAAGCTCGGGACCACCGGAGAGGGCGGCCCCCTGGCCACCGCAGAACTCGCTCACGCCGCCTCGGCGTCGCAGGGACTCGATGCGAGGGCGTTCGCGGAGGCGGTGCAGGCCAGGAAACGCGTGGCCTTCACCTACACCAACGCCGCCGGTGAGGAGAAGCGCCGGGAGGTGGACCCGTACGGCGTCTTCTTCCGGGAGGGGTCATGGTATCTCGTGGGCCGCGACCACACGGTCGACGAGGTCCGCACGTTCTCCATCGCGAGAGCGCGGGAGATCGACGTGAACCCCGCCCGGCCGCGGACGCCGGATTTCGAGCGCCCCGAGGATTTCGACGTCCGCCGGGCCGAACTCCTCCCGTTCCAGTTCGGCCCCCGGACGTTCACCGCCAGGATCCGGTTCATCCCGGACATGGCATGGCGGGCCGACCGCCTCGCTCGCGGAAGGGGTGAGCTACAGACGCTTCCTGACGGCTCGATCATCTGGACCATAGAGGCGGCGGACGTGGACCGGCTGGCATCGTGGATCGTGGATCACGGACCGGGTGTCCTGGCCGTGGAGCCGCCGGATCTCGTCAGCCGTATCCTGGGCGGCCTCAGAGCGGTGGTGGACGTCCATGGCTAG
- a CDS encoding nitrous oxide-stimulated promoter family protein codes for MTDRFAERMRDKKVRSDTRIVAGLAAIYCAAKHKDRERPPLESDASRLGVYGRRVPRLCEECAAHIRYAEKRRAYCPRDPKPFCAHCDTHCYKPDESEWQRQMMTYAGPRSMWHGYAIPGIKHALEARKWKREMARRADHEARSAGNTDDAAR; via the coding sequence ATGACAGACAGGTTCGCAGAGCGCATGCGCGACAAGAAGGTCCGCTCCGATACCCGCATCGTAGCGGGCCTGGCGGCCATCTACTGCGCAGCCAAGCACAAGGATCGCGAGCGTCCTCCACTCGAAAGCGATGCGAGCCGCCTTGGCGTATACGGTCGACGTGTCCCGAGGCTGTGCGAGGAGTGTGCGGCGCATATCCGCTACGCCGAGAAGCGCCGGGCGTACTGCCCCCGGGACCCCAAGCCGTTCTGCGCGCACTGTGACACGCACTGCTACAAGCCGGACGAGTCGGAGTGGCAGCGGCAGATGATGACGTACGCGGGGCCGCGCTCGATGTGGCACGGGTACGCGATCCCGGGCATCAAGCACGCGCTCGAGGCGAGGAAATGGAAGCGGGAGATGGCACGACGCGCCGATCATGAGGCGCGGTCGGCCGGGAACACCGACGACGCCGCACGGTAG
- a CDS encoding ATP-binding protein, whose product MVTTVTRQIVRIDEDLCTGCGLCVSPCAEGAIVMVDGKAKVVREELCDGAGFCLGVCPTGALTLETREAVPFDHEAAEPIIAEKQKTYIPQVCFKCGVDEDHAPLLPVRQQGRSEWVCTRCLPALIHG is encoded by the coding sequence GTGGTAACGACAGTCACCAGACAGATAGTGAGGATCGACGAGGATCTCTGCACCGGCTGCGGGCTGTGTGTGAGCCCATGCGCCGAAGGCGCGATCGTGATGGTCGACGGCAAGGCGAAGGTGGTCCGCGAGGAGTTGTGCGACGGCGCAGGCTTCTGCCTCGGCGTATGTCCCACGGGAGCGCTCACGCTTGAGACGCGTGAGGCCGTGCCGTTCGACCATGAGGCCGCCGAGCCGATCATCGCCGAGAAGCAGAAGACCTACATACCGCAGGTCTGCTTCAAGTGCGGGGTCGACGAGGATCACGCGCCGCTGCTCCCGGTGCGGCAGCAGGGCCGGAGCGAGTGGGTCTGCACCCGCTGTCTGCCGGCGCTCATCCACGGCTGA
- a CDS encoding M28 family peptidase has product MSLVMEQIRELADTIGPRPATTDAESRAADHIEDTMRSYGVDVERQEFDCPRSDGRATIVHGLLLIGASVLAVWWSLPALALAALVAALVWLDASGKPVISRYLGSGPSQNLIGRHVPRARRNERLRRVVIVAHYDTARPSFLTSPGFVRHLGTVAVLTRWVPVGVTIWIALTALPFAASWKPWSGYVAVVGAIVMLVPVAAALQKELLSHATDGANDNASGVAAMLAVMAATVPEVEESQRRAPVRRGQEAVEEAGELDEDVVLEYRPVAPATRDEQLPIEIDDLGMDDFRTTDIGIPAQVEPTGIGTSVQPRGETSVYREDEGLGLDDAEAGWDLEEAVPGQVSMDMGFEDEAMPEPVAEVPEPEEYEEEPSGRRGRSRSRRERDDDEDEGRGLRDWLGIGRGFDVRRAGKEIGSWDNLDDDDEFGFKAGAAGESDAGDYADPSAIAARIRRRVTDGVDRALAEKEIWFVATGAKEAGGWGMRTLLDAYGEDLRDAMFINIDTVGAGGLSFVSREGGATTHRADRRLVTQAKRTARENDMLVKGRERTGTVSDASVALSRGYRAMSVMAFDINGRLPNWHWHTDTIDAVSEPTVEQAVRFVTALVRDL; this is encoded by the coding sequence ATGTCGCTCGTCATGGAGCAGATACGCGAACTCGCGGACACCATCGGCCCACGACCGGCTACCACCGATGCCGAGTCGCGTGCCGCGGACCACATCGAAGACACGATGCGCTCGTATGGGGTCGATGTGGAGCGCCAGGAGTTCGATTGCCCGCGCTCTGACGGCCGGGCCACGATAGTGCACGGCCTGTTGCTGATCGGCGCTTCGGTGCTTGCGGTGTGGTGGAGTCTTCCCGCGCTGGCGCTCGCCGCGCTCGTGGCGGCGCTCGTGTGGCTTGATGCGTCCGGCAAGCCGGTCATCTCCCGCTACCTGGGAAGCGGTCCCAGCCAGAACCTCATCGGCAGGCACGTGCCACGGGCGCGACGCAACGAGCGCCTGCGGCGCGTCGTGATCGTGGCGCATTACGACACGGCCCGCCCCTCGTTCCTCACGAGCCCCGGATTCGTGCGTCATCTCGGTACCGTCGCTGTGCTCACGCGGTGGGTCCCGGTAGGCGTGACCATCTGGATCGCGCTGACCGCGCTGCCGTTCGCCGCTTCGTGGAAGCCGTGGTCGGGCTACGTGGCGGTTGTTGGCGCCATCGTGATGCTGGTGCCGGTGGCGGCCGCGCTTCAGAAGGAACTGCTCTCGCACGCCACCGACGGCGCCAACGACAATGCCTCCGGCGTGGCTGCGATGTTGGCGGTCATGGCCGCCACTGTTCCCGAGGTGGAGGAGTCGCAGCGGCGCGCCCCGGTGCGCCGCGGACAGGAGGCCGTCGAGGAGGCCGGTGAGCTCGACGAGGACGTCGTCCTCGAGTACCGCCCGGTCGCTCCGGCCACTCGCGATGAACAGTTGCCGATCGAGATCGACGACCTCGGCATGGACGATTTCCGGACGACTGACATCGGCATACCCGCGCAGGTTGAGCCGACCGGTATCGGGACATCCGTGCAGCCCCGCGGCGAGACATCCGTCTACCGTGAGGACGAGGGTCTGGGCCTCGATGACGCCGAAGCCGGGTGGGACCTCGAGGAGGCCGTACCGGGCCAGGTGAGCATGGACATGGGATTCGAGGATGAGGCGATGCCCGAACCCGTGGCCGAGGTCCCGGAGCCAGAGGAGTACGAGGAGGAGCCATCCGGCCGACGTGGACGCTCGCGTTCACGACGTGAGCGCGATGACGACGAGGATGAGGGCAGGGGCCTTCGCGACTGGCTGGGCATCGGGCGAGGGTTCGATGTCCGTCGTGCGGGCAAGGAGATCGGCTCCTGGGACAACCTCGACGACGATGACGAGTTCGGTTTCAAGGCGGGAGCCGCCGGCGAGAGCGATGCGGGTGACTATGCGGACCCCTCGGCCATCGCGGCGCGTATCCGCCGCCGGGTGACCGACGGTGTCGACCGCGCGCTTGCCGAGAAGGAGATCTGGTTCGTCGCCACCGGGGCCAAGGAGGCCGGCGGCTGGGGGATGCGGACGCTGCTCGACGCGTACGGGGAGGATCTGCGTGACGCGATGTTCATCAACATCGACACCGTGGGTGCGGGCGGTCTTTCGTTCGTCTCGCGGGAGGGCGGAGCAACGACGCACCGGGCCGACCGGCGTCTCGTGACCCAGGCCAAGCGGACTGCGCGCGAGAACGACATGCTCGTGAAGGGTCGTGAGCGCACCGGCACGGTGAGCGACGCGTCGGTCGCCTTGTCGCGCGGGTACCGCGCCATGAGCGTGATGGCGTTCGACATCAACGGACGGCTCCCCAACTGGCACTGGCACACCGACACGATCGATGCGGTCTCCGAGCCCACGGTCGAGCAGGCCGTGCGGTTCGTGACCGCGCTCGTGCGCGACCTCTAG
- the hcp gene encoding hydroxylamine reductase: MFCNQCEQASKGVGCTTVGVCGKTPEVAALQDLLLHQLKGIAAIAVAGAKVGVTDDVADEYVTGGLFTTVTNVDFDAEHLAGLIRRGAEVKSALRANVEAAGGVVPADDPSVAFEPAGDLAALVAQGEAVGIFSDHDRDENIQALQQTAVYGLKGIAAYADHARVLGHTDPSIYAFEHELLAALSDKDLYLDDWVGLALKTGEVNLRVMELLDAANTGAYGHPVPTSVPLGHRPNKAILVSGHDLKDLQELLEQTEGLGIDIYTHGEMLPAHGYPELKKHSHFYGHYGTAWQNQRKEFDEFPGAILMTTNCIQNPRDTYADNIFTTGRVAHPSAVHVENGDFKAVIDRALELPGFTDEVDGGSVMVGFGRNAVLSVAPTVIEAVKNGDIRHFFLVGGCDGAKPGRSYYTDFVDEAPADTVVLTLACGKFRFFDHQLGEIGGIPRLLDVGQCNDAYSAIKIAVALAEAFGVGVNELPLSMILSWYEQKAVAILLTLLHLGIKDIRLGPTLPAFITPAVLQVLVDNFDIKPIGESAGADLEAILGESAA; encoded by the coding sequence GTGTTCTGCAATCAGTGCGAACAGGCAAGCAAGGGCGTGGGGTGCACCACCGTCGGGGTCTGCGGCAAGACGCCCGAGGTAGCGGCGTTGCAGGACCTCCTGCTGCACCAGCTGAAGGGCATCGCGGCCATCGCGGTCGCCGGAGCCAAGGTCGGCGTCACCGACGACGTGGCCGATGAGTACGTCACCGGCGGGTTGTTCACGACGGTCACCAATGTGGACTTCGACGCCGAGCACCTTGCGGGCCTGATCCGCCGTGGCGCTGAGGTGAAGTCGGCGCTCCGTGCGAACGTCGAGGCCGCGGGCGGGGTCGTGCCGGCTGACGACCCGTCCGTGGCGTTCGAGCCGGCCGGCGATCTTGCCGCGCTCGTCGCGCAGGGCGAGGCTGTGGGCATCTTCTCAGACCACGACCGCGACGAGAACATCCAGGCGCTGCAGCAGACCGCCGTGTACGGCCTCAAGGGCATCGCGGCGTATGCGGATCACGCCCGCGTGCTCGGCCACACCGATCCATCGATCTACGCGTTCGAGCATGAACTGCTCGCGGCGCTCTCGGACAAGGACCTCTACCTTGACGACTGGGTCGGTCTTGCGCTCAAGACCGGCGAGGTCAACCTGCGCGTCATGGAGCTGCTGGACGCTGCCAACACCGGCGCGTACGGTCACCCGGTGCCCACGAGCGTGCCGCTCGGCCACCGGCCCAACAAGGCGATCCTGGTCTCCGGTCACGACCTCAAGGACCTCCAGGAGCTGCTCGAGCAGACCGAGGGCCTCGGCATCGACATCTACACGCACGGCGAGATGTTGCCGGCGCACGGTTATCCGGAGCTCAAGAAGCACAGCCACTTTTACGGTCACTACGGCACCGCGTGGCAGAACCAGCGCAAGGAGTTCGACGAGTTCCCGGGCGCCATCCTGATGACCACCAACTGCATCCAGAACCCGCGCGACACCTATGCGGACAACATCTTCACCACCGGCCGGGTGGCGCACCCGAGCGCCGTGCACGTGGAGAACGGCGACTTCAAGGCAGTCATCGACCGCGCGCTTGAGCTGCCCGGCTTCACCGATGAGGTGGACGGCGGTTCTGTGATGGTGGGCTTTGGCCGCAACGCGGTGCTCTCGGTCGCTCCCACGGTCATCGAGGCCGTGAAGAACGGCGACATCCGCCACTTCTTCCTCGTGGGCGGGTGCGACGGAGCCAAGCCCGGCCGCAGCTACTACACCGACTTCGTGGACGAGGCGCCTGCCGATACCGTGGTGCTCACGCTCGCATGCGGCAAGTTCCGTTTCTTCGACCACCAGCTCGGCGAGATCGGCGGCATCCCCCGCTTGCTCGATGTGGGCCAGTGCAACGACGCGTACTCGGCCATCAAGATCGCTGTCGCGCTTGCCGAGGCGTTCGGGGTGGGCGTGAACGAGTTGCCGCTCTCGATGATCCTGTCCTGGTACGAGCAGAAGGCGGTCGCGATCCTGCTCACGCTGCTGCATCTCGGTATCAAGGACATCCGCCTTGGCCCCACACTGCCGGCGTTCATCACCCCCGCGGTGCTGCAGGTGCTGGTGGACAACTTCGACATCAAGCCGATCGGCGAGTCGGCGGGTGCCGATCTTGAGGCCATCCTCGGCGAGAGCGCGGCATAG
- a CDS encoding Crp/Fnr family transcriptional regulator, which translates to MSAEARDDVRAALRACRLWRTASEDAIDRLASRAKVETVPRGAALAAEGDPADTFGVVVTGRARVYHLQADGRSITYETVETGDPLAAVAALAGGRYPANIDAATPVTVAWLPREALFDLMATDADVSRVIISDLAGRVVNLTAVVQTLALDVPGRLARYLFQRSLAAGEATTEGLRVPLGMPKAELAASLGTVPETLSRALGRLRDDGVLEVRGNEVLVFDVGALARMGSGYGE; encoded by the coding sequence GTGTCCGCTGAAGCAAGAGACGACGTGCGTGCCGCGCTCAGGGCGTGTCGCCTGTGGCGCACCGCAAGCGAAGATGCTATCGACCGGCTCGCCTCCCGGGCGAAGGTTGAGACGGTGCCCCGTGGCGCCGCGCTCGCGGCGGAGGGCGATCCGGCGGATACGTTCGGTGTTGTCGTGACCGGGCGCGCCCGCGTCTACCACCTGCAGGCCGATGGCCGGTCCATCACCTACGAGACGGTGGAGACCGGCGACCCGCTCGCCGCCGTGGCGGCGCTCGCCGGCGGACGATACCCGGCCAACATCGATGCCGCCACCCCGGTCACGGTGGCGTGGCTCCCCCGGGAGGCGCTGTTCGATCTGATGGCCACCGACGCCGATGTCAGCAGGGTCATCATCAGCGACCTCGCCGGCAGGGTGGTGAACCTGACGGCCGTGGTCCAGACACTCGCGCTGGACGTGCCGGGGAGGCTGGCGCGCTACCTCTTCCAGCGGTCGCTCGCTGCCGGAGAGGCAACGACCGAGGGTCTGCGTGTACCGCTGGGGATGCCCAAGGCGGAACTTGCCGCGTCACTCGGCACCGTGCCTGAAACGCTGTCCCGCGCGCTCGGACGGCTTCGTGACGACGGTGTGCTCGAGGTACGCGGGAACGAGGTGCTGGTCTTCGACGTGGGGGCGCTCGCGCGCATGGGTTCCGGCTACGGAGAGTAG
- a CDS encoding nuclear transport factor 2 family protein, with product MEETPSTTAPNRTVMILLVVVVVLLAAIVVYLVLSGSGSTSADSGATGTAVSGEAAASMPSGMTGSAEEAEFDPATATRVAAGTTPEQHVTAYFDAVVEGDFEGAYSLLPVAKQQDYGSLEAFSEQLNGYGITGFAIDSVAEEGDQSQVTATATMPGGDFQYLWTFVKDGEEWLVKSRTLPGMGN from the coding sequence ATGGAAGAGACTCCCAGCACGACGGCGCCCAACCGGACCGTCATGATCCTCCTGGTCGTGGTGGTCGTGCTCCTGGCGGCGATCGTGGTCTACCTGGTGCTTTCGGGTAGCGGTTCGACCTCGGCGGATAGCGGAGCCACCGGCACTGCCGTGTCGGGTGAGGCGGCGGCAAGCATGCCAAGCGGCATGACCGGGTCCGCCGAGGAGGCCGAGTTCGATCCGGCGACGGCCACCAGGGTCGCCGCGGGCACGACCCCGGAACAGCACGTCACCGCGTATTTCGACGCGGTGGTCGAGGGTGACTTCGAAGGCGCGTATTCGCTGCTTCCCGTAGCCAAGCAGCAGGACTACGGCTCGCTCGAGGCCTTCTCGGAGCAGCTGAACGGCTATGGCATCACAGGCTTCGCGATCGACTCCGTGGCAGAGGAAGGCGATCAGAGCCAGGTGACGGCCACCGCCACCATGCCCGGCGGCGACTTCCAGTACCTGTGGACCTTCGTGAAGGACGGCGAGGAGTGGCTCGTCAAGTCACGGACGCTCCCTGGTATGGGCAACTAG
- a CDS encoding helicase C-terminal domain-containing protein → MATEPLIPFLQPGTDPDIAAAYATLAERSRTAVFGFEDEVAFVDVETTGFDPASHEVIEVAAVLARGPEILDRWSSLVRPRGAVPLETTQLTGIDDAMLADAPCMAEAGAHLARFVGDRAVVAHNAPFDRAFLEHASSGGCRLAGPWIDSLEVVRIALPRLRSHRLSDLARAFSLDAGRGHRAPDDAETLFGVWRIALTALGDMPSEVVHEVARLASAVPGWGAAPLFSHLAAGSSAPAFDLRRLRTARLRIERAEPLADAAEVTLERPSAADVLAEFAPGGSVERMYETYESRNEQTSMAEAVLDAFASGGSAAIEAGTGVGKSVAYLVPAARFALTNGIAVGVATKTNTLMDQLMHRELPRLAEALDCGLRYTALKGYEHYICLRKLQRLLDAPPDQETAAALAMLVSWVAQTTWGDKEGVNLHWPPRLRHEAIASFADCTKKRCRYYPNQCYLHGARRRATSAHIVVTNHALLFRDLMADGGILPPIRHWIVDEAHAAEAEARDQLSLGAGHLELRGLLAGLHAKGRGGLLDAVRAKVVLAGSDDQASALMAIDEMREVSVEASTIADSFFDFVKDLGAERASTYETAEIRLNAALRQSGAWGTAAGVGRSLARRLERIVELGRSLVTSLESEGEEFAEQRADLAGRISGVAAQKEGLLAVLDGTDDSYVYAATVDRRRDASSERLDALLLDVGSALAEQFYPRIYSVVYTSATIAAGADFSHFERAVGLDRLAHETVRTLRLDSSYDFERQMAVFVPTGLPDPCGQSDPGYQRYIAALATALYDIHVAMGGSVLTLFTNRRDMQELHRRVALPLSREGLRVLIQERNISRKRVAEEFIADERVSLFATKSFWEGFDAKGDTLRCVIVPRLPFGAVNDPVLEERKERDPAWWEHYYLPEAVLELKQAAGRLIRSASDRGCLVLADARLTGSKPYARRFLDALPVRDIERLPVDDLGRVIRDRFGDDRG, encoded by the coding sequence ATGGCCACAGAACCGCTGATCCCGTTCCTCCAGCCGGGAACGGACCCCGATATCGCTGCAGCGTATGCGACGCTTGCGGAGCGTTCGCGCACCGCCGTATTCGGGTTCGAGGACGAAGTCGCCTTCGTAGATGTGGAGACCACCGGGTTCGATCCCGCATCCCATGAGGTGATCGAGGTCGCGGCGGTCCTTGCACGAGGCCCGGAGATCCTCGACCGCTGGAGCTCCCTCGTCAGGCCACGGGGCGCGGTCCCTCTCGAGACCACCCAGCTCACCGGCATCGATGACGCGATGCTCGCCGACGCGCCCTGTATGGCCGAGGCGGGGGCCCACCTCGCCCGCTTCGTGGGCGACCGGGCGGTGGTGGCACATAACGCGCCCTTCGACAGGGCGTTCCTCGAGCACGCGTCGTCCGGCGGGTGCCGTCTTGCCGGTCCCTGGATCGACTCTCTCGAGGTCGTGCGCATCGCGCTCCCGCGTCTGCGTTCGCACCGGTTGTCCGATCTCGCCCGCGCGTTCTCCCTCGACGCCGGCCGCGGCCACCGCGCGCCCGACGACGCGGAGACGCTCTTCGGTGTCTGGCGCATCGCGCTCACCGCGCTCGGCGACATGCCGTCCGAGGTGGTGCACGAGGTGGCGAGGTTGGCGTCGGCGGTCCCGGGCTGGGGTGCGGCTCCGCTCTTCTCGCATCTCGCCGCGGGCAGCAGCGCTCCCGCCTTCGACCTGCGGCGTCTGCGCACCGCACGGTTGCGGATCGAGCGGGCCGAGCCGCTTGCTGATGCGGCCGAAGTGACGCTCGAGCGGCCCTCTGCCGCCGACGTGCTGGCTGAGTTCGCCCCGGGCGGGTCGGTCGAGCGCATGTATGAGACATACGAGTCGCGCAACGAGCAGACCAGCATGGCCGAGGCGGTCCTCGATGCGTTCGCCAGCGGCGGTTCGGCTGCGATCGAGGCGGGCACGGGTGTCGGCAAATCGGTCGCCTATCTCGTCCCGGCGGCGCGCTTCGCCCTCACCAACGGGATCGCCGTCGGCGTCGCCACAAAGACCAACACGCTCATGGATCAGCTCATGCACCGGGAGCTTCCCCGTTTGGCCGAGGCGCTCGACTGCGGGCTGCGATACACGGCGCTCAAGGGGTACGAGCACTACATCTGCCTCCGGAAGCTGCAGCGGCTCCTCGATGCGCCTCCCGATCAGGAGACCGCGGCGGCGCTGGCGATGCTCGTGAGCTGGGTCGCCCAGACCACCTGGGGCGACAAGGAGGGCGTGAACCTCCACTGGCCGCCGCGTTTGCGGCACGAAGCGATCGCATCGTTCGCCGACTGCACCAAGAAGCGGTGCCGTTACTACCCCAACCAATGCTACCTGCACGGCGCGAGACGCAGAGCGACAAGCGCACACATCGTCGTCACCAACCACGCGCTGCTCTTCCGCGACCTGATGGCCGATGGCGGGATCCTGCCCCCGATCCGCCACTGGATCGTCGATGAGGCCCATGCCGCCGAGGCCGAGGCGCGCGACCAGCTCTCACTCGGCGCGGGCCATCTGGAGTTGCGGGGACTGCTCGCAGGCCTCCATGCCAAGGGCAGGGGCGGTCTTCTGGACGCTGTGAGAGCGAAGGTGGTCCTTGCCGGGAGCGACGACCAGGCATCCGCCCTCATGGCCATCGACGAGATGCGCGAGGTCTCCGTCGAGGCGTCCACCATCGCCGACTCGTTCTTCGACTTCGTGAAGGACCTCGGCGCCGAGAGAGCGAGCACCTACGAGACCGCCGAGATCCGCCTGAACGCCGCGCTCCGTCAGAGCGGTGCGTGGGGGACCGCCGCAGGCGTCGGCCGGTCTCTTGCTCGTCGGCTCGAGCGCATCGTCGAGCTCGGCCGCTCGCTCGTCACGTCGCTGGAGTCCGAGGGCGAGGAGTTCGCCGAGCAGCGGGCCGACCTCGCGGGCCGGATCTCAGGAGTGGCCGCGCAGAAGGAAGGGCTCCTCGCGGTGCTCGACGGGACCGACGACAGCTACGTGTACGCAGCCACGGTCGACCGTCGTCGGGATGCGTCCTCCGAGCGGTTGGATGCCCTGCTGCTCGATGTGGGCTCCGCTCTTGCCGAGCAGTTCTACCCGCGCATCTACTCGGTCGTGTACACGTCGGCCACCATCGCCGCAGGCGCGGACTTCTCGCACTTCGAGCGCGCGGTCGGCCTGGACCGTCTCGCACATGAAACGGTGCGCACGCTCAGGCTCGACAGCAGTTACGACTTCGAGCGGCAGATGGCGGTCTTCGTGCCCACAGGCCTTCCCGATCCCTGCGGGCAGTCGGATCCGGGGTACCAGCGCTACATCGCCGCGCTGGCGACCGCGCTCTACGACATCCACGTGGCGATGGGCGGCTCGGTGCTCACGCTGTTCACCAACCGGCGCGACATGCAGGAACTGCACCGGCGGGTCGCTCTTCCGCTCTCACGCGAGGGGCTGCGCGTGCTCATCCAGGAGCGCAACATCTCCCGCAAGCGCGTGGCCGAGGAGTTCATAGCCGACGAGCGCGTCTCGTTGTTCGCCACGAAATCGTTCTGGGAAGGGTTCGACGCCAAAGGGGACACGCTCCGCTGCGTCATCGTCCCGCGTCTTCCGTTCGGGGCCGTGAACGACCCGGTCCTCGAAGAGCGGAAGGAGCGCGACCCGGCGTGGTGGGAGCACTACTACCTCCCCGAGGCCGTCCTCGAGCTGAAGCAGGCGGCGGGCCGCCTCATCCGGTCAGCGTCCGACCGGGGTTGCCTGGTGCTCGCTGATGCGCGCCTGACAGGCTCCAAGCCGTACGCGAGGCGGTTCCTCGACGCGCTCCCGGTCCGCGACATCGAGCGGCTGCCGGTCGATGACCTCGGTCGCGTGATACGCGACCGGTTCGGGGATGACCGGGGTTAG
- a CDS encoding helix-turn-helix transcriptional regulator, with amino-acid sequence MARRLDSATRARRLLALLPMLKQGETIRLAELASAVGCEPAEVAADLATLSMCGVPPFTPYDMIDLAIDGDTVTVYADAPGMDRPLRLTLGEARALGAALDAAGHEPDSSLREKLRLLASKDPSLADLEHTVRASAGPGGLAQTYSLLAAAADRHEKVHIDYYTGSTGRVSERTVQPWALVNRLGVWYLVAFCEAVAEERVFRLDRIFHVKPLGETFEPPDLVPVDVTPGADGLPTATVRFAPGVPAPDTDAWPGSTAKTCDDGSTLVTVPYQTSAWIVRRVMAYLGDVQVIDPPDLRAAVRQAAEDALHTIT; translated from the coding sequence ATGGCTAGACGCCTCGACTCGGCCACGCGCGCACGAAGGCTGCTCGCCCTGCTGCCCATGCTCAAGCAAGGGGAGACGATACGTCTCGCGGAACTCGCCTCGGCGGTAGGGTGCGAGCCGGCCGAGGTCGCGGCCGACCTCGCAACGCTCTCGATGTGCGGTGTGCCTCCGTTCACGCCGTACGACATGATCGATCTGGCGATAGACGGCGACACCGTGACCGTCTACGCCGATGCGCCCGGGATGGACCGGCCGCTGCGCCTGACACTCGGCGAGGCCCGGGCACTCGGCGCTGCGCTCGACGCCGCCGGTCACGAGCCCGACTCGTCGCTGCGCGAGAAGCTGCGCCTGCTGGCATCGAAGGATCCGTCCCTCGCCGACCTCGAGCACACCGTACGGGCCAGCGCGGGCCCGGGAGGGCTGGCGCAGACGTATTCCCTGCTCGCCGCCGCCGCCGACCGGCATGAGAAGGTGCACATCGACTACTACACCGGGTCCACCGGGCGGGTCTCCGAGCGCACGGTGCAGCCGTGGGCGCTCGTGAACCGGCTGGGTGTCTGGTATCTCGTCGCATTCTGTGAGGCTGTGGCCGAGGAGCGCGTGTTCCGGCTCGACCGCATCTTCCATGTGAAACCGCTTGGAGAGACGTTCGAACCACCTGATCTGGTGCCCGTGGACGTCACCCCGGGAGCGGACGGACTGCCCACCGCCACGGTACGCTTCGCGCCCGGCGTCCCCGCACCCGATACCGATGCGTGGCCGGGCTCGACGGCCAAGACCTGCGACGACGGCAGCACGCTCGTCACGGTGCCCTACCAGACGTCGGCGTGGATCGTCCGCCGCGTGATGGCGTATCTGGGAGACGTCCAGGTGATCGATCCGCCGGACCTCCGGGCGGCCGTCCGGCAGGCCGCGGAGGACGCGCTGCACACGATCACGTGA